A window from Candidatus Nitrosotenuis uzonensis encodes these proteins:
- a CDS encoding response regulator — protein MPFEILIAEDNEYTARQYKLALEKRNHKVTITKDGVECVDYYLNEAKYDEFFRKSKAPPFDIVLLDHDMPRKTGADAAREILEMRPTQRLIFLSAYGNGIIQKLKDLRDDTVQIVQKPFSLSFLIKKIEGASIRNRVINKVQEGIPMTASQDSAAIR, from the coding sequence ATGCCATTTGAAATCTTGATTGCAGAAGATAACGAATACACTGCAAGACAGTACAAGCTAGCATTGGAAAAACGCAATCACAAGGTCACGATAACAAAGGATGGCGTGGAATGCGTTGATTACTATCTCAATGAGGCAAAATATGACGAGTTTTTCAGAAAAAGTAAGGCTCCTCCGTTTGATATTGTGCTGCTTGATCATGATATGCCAAGAAAGACAGGTGCGGATGCAGCACGCGAAATACTGGAGATGCGTCCCACGCAGAGACTGATATTTCTATCCGCATATGGCAACGGAATAATTCAAAAGCTAAAGGATCTTAGAGATGATACCGTACAGATTGTTCAAAAACCGTTCTCACTCAGCTTTCTTATCAAGAAAATAGAAGGAGCCAGCATACGCAATAGAGTAATCAACAAAGTTCAGGAAGGGATACCGATGACTGCATCACAAGACAGTGCTGCAATACGATAA
- the ilvD gene encoding dihydroxy-acid dehydratase has protein sequence MSEHKILSTEISSRNVVTGTARAPHRAMYKAMGLTDTDLDRPFIGVSHTGNEATPCNIHLGRLAQKAKEGVHDAGATPREFSTIAVSDGIAMGHEGMKSSLISREVIADSIELMVRAHQYDGLVGIAGCDKSLPGTMMAMARLNLPSVFVYGGTIMPGFYNGKQLTVQDVYEAVGAYDSGQITLEALKNIENYACPSAGSCGGMFTANTMASISEALGISLPGSASPPAEDERRDKMVYDTGVAAAKLLELGIKPRDILTFEAFENAITILNAIGGSTNAILHLLAISHEARVKLTYDDFERVRKRVPHIADLKPGGMYVMNDLDKVGGVPLMLKKLLDRKLLHENTITVTGKTMKQNLDSITIPPQPNSNIVKPLDSPLYKAGTAVILKGTLAPDGAVVKMSGVKITKFSGNAKVFDREEDAFEAVSKNQIKPGDVVVIRYEGPKGGPGMREMLAVTAALVGQGLGEKVAMVTDGRFSGATRGFMIGHVAPEAFVGGNIALVKDGDEITIDTETNKIDLLISEKEFEKRKAEWKPRKPNYESGALAKYASLVGSAAQGAITSPAW, from the coding sequence ATGTCTGAACACAAGATATTGAGTACTGAGATATCTAGCAGAAATGTTGTAACCGGAACTGCTCGTGCGCCGCACAGAGCAATGTACAAGGCAATGGGCCTTACAGATACAGACCTTGACAGGCCGTTCATAGGAGTATCACATACTGGCAACGAGGCCACTCCGTGCAATATTCATCTTGGCAGATTAGCACAAAAGGCAAAAGAGGGTGTGCACGATGCTGGCGCCACTCCGCGTGAGTTTAGCACAATCGCCGTAAGCGATGGCATAGCGATGGGACACGAGGGAATGAAATCATCACTAATTAGCAGAGAGGTAATTGCAGATTCTATTGAGCTGATGGTGAGGGCACACCAATACGACGGCCTTGTCGGCATCGCAGGATGTGATAAGAGTTTGCCTGGAACCATGATGGCAATGGCACGACTGAATCTTCCCTCGGTGTTCGTGTACGGAGGAACGATAATGCCAGGATTTTACAATGGTAAACAGCTTACCGTTCAGGACGTGTACGAGGCAGTCGGTGCATATGATTCAGGACAGATAACACTTGAGGCATTAAAAAATATTGAAAACTATGCGTGCCCATCTGCGGGTTCTTGCGGAGGAATGTTCACTGCAAACACTATGGCATCAATCTCAGAAGCACTGGGAATCTCGCTTCCTGGAAGCGCTAGTCCTCCTGCAGAAGATGAGAGGCGTGATAAAATGGTGTATGATACAGGAGTTGCTGCAGCAAAGCTGCTAGAGCTTGGAATAAAGCCAAGAGATATACTCACGTTTGAAGCATTTGAGAATGCGATAACAATACTCAATGCAATTGGAGGTTCCACTAATGCCATTTTGCATCTTTTAGCAATATCGCATGAAGCAAGAGTCAAACTAACATATGATGATTTTGAGCGTGTAAGAAAACGAGTGCCACACATAGCAGACCTCAAACCTGGAGGAATGTATGTTATGAATGATCTTGACAAGGTCGGGGGAGTACCGCTCATGCTCAAAAAACTTTTGGACAGAAAGCTACTTCATGAGAACACAATTACTGTGACAGGAAAGACTATGAAGCAGAACCTTGATTCAATCACAATTCCGCCGCAACCTAACAGCAATATTGTAAAACCGCTTGACTCACCGCTATACAAAGCAGGAACTGCAGTAATACTCAAGGGCACACTTGCACCCGATGGCGCAGTGGTAAAAATGTCTGGGGTTAAAATTACCAAATTCAGTGGAAACGCCAAAGTCTTTGACAGAGAGGAAGATGCCTTTGAGGCAGTATCTAAAAATCAGATCAAACCAGGAGATGTCGTAGTAATAAGATATGAGGGACCAAAGGGCGGGCCGGGAATGCGAGAAATGCTTGCGGTAACGGCCGCACTTGTTGGACAGGGACTAGGCGAAAAAGTCGCAATGGTAACAGACGGTAGATTTTCAGGTGCAACGCGAGGATTCATGATAGGTCATGTGGCACCCGAGGCTTTTGTTGGCGGAAACATTGCACTTGTAAAAGACGGCGATGAGATAACAATAGATACAGAGACCAATAAAATAGATCTGCTCATATCAGAAAAAGAGTTTGAAAAAAGAAAGGCGGAATGGAAACCAAGAAAACCCAACTATGAATCAGGCGCACTTGCAAAATACGCCTCTCTTGTCGGATCAGCAGCTCAAGGAGCAATTACAAGCCCTGCATGGTAA
- a CDS encoding anthranilate synthase component I family protein, whose protein sequence is MDTFGNSQPTIIQLGLPGTQFEIYSRLEQNYPCTFLFESLTGPEELAETSIIGFDPEITVEGYQDRLVLKYRDGTIKSIPTTDPISELKQFIRKTDNMTYRYLGGAVGMINYDAIKMYEKIPIKDNDKPLIEFGIYQDGILYDNKTKKSMYFYYDENRIEKIKMSEKTFGSITLSDISANMDEQNFSDIVMRAKKYIHDGDIFQVVLSRRFSFTLSGDALRIYKELRALNPSPYMYHIKFGHKTYIGCSPEMLVRVTGKEVETFPIAGTRKITDDEKKNTQLQEELLNDEKEIAEHTMLVDLGRNDIGRVCKYGSVRVAELMVVKRFSHVQHMVTHVIGTLADNQDMFTAFEAVFPAGTVTGAPKVRAMEIINELEPDIREQYAGAVGYFSNNGCCDFAIAIRSIFIDGKNGFIQSGAGIVTDSTPHGEFIETEHKAGAMIAALKEATR, encoded by the coding sequence GTGGACACCTTTGGAAACTCTCAACCAACAATAATACAACTAGGTCTACCTGGAACGCAGTTTGAAATTTACTCAAGACTGGAACAAAACTATCCTTGTACATTTCTGTTTGAATCTCTCACAGGTCCAGAAGAGCTTGCAGAGACATCAATCATAGGGTTTGATCCTGAAATAACAGTAGAAGGATACCAAGACAGACTAGTACTAAAGTACCGGGACGGAACCATAAAGAGCATACCGACCACGGATCCTATATCTGAGCTAAAACAATTCATAAGAAAAACAGACAACATGACATACAGGTATCTTGGTGGTGCTGTTGGCATGATAAACTATGATGCAATCAAGATGTACGAGAAAATTCCCATCAAGGACAATGACAAACCTCTAATCGAGTTTGGCATATACCAAGATGGAATCCTTTACGATAACAAGACAAAAAAGTCCATGTATTTTTATTATGATGAAAACAGAATAGAAAAAATAAAAATGTCAGAGAAGACATTTGGCAGCATAACACTTTCCGATATTTCTGCCAACATGGACGAGCAAAATTTCTCAGATATTGTCATGCGGGCAAAAAAATACATACATGATGGCGACATATTCCAAGTCGTTCTCTCAAGAAGGTTCAGCTTTACACTTTCTGGTGATGCTCTTCGCATCTATAAGGAACTGCGGGCGCTTAACCCATCGCCATACATGTATCATATCAAATTCGGTCATAAAACATACATCGGATGCTCACCAGAGATGCTTGTGCGTGTAACTGGTAAGGAAGTAGAAACATTTCCAATAGCTGGTACAAGAAAAATAACTGATGATGAGAAAAAAAATACACAGTTACAAGAAGAACTGCTAAACGATGAAAAAGAGATTGCAGAACACACGATGTTAGTAGACCTTGGAAGAAACGACATAGGAAGAGTCTGCAAATATGGCAGCGTACGCGTAGCAGAGCTTATGGTAGTCAAGCGTTTCTCGCATGTGCAGCATATGGTCACGCATGTAATAGGCACGCTTGCAGACAACCAAGACATGTTCACCGCCTTTGAGGCAGTCTTTCCAGCAGGCACCGTCACAGGGGCTCCAAAGGTAAGGGCAATGGAGATAATTAATGAGCTGGAGCCAGACATCAGGGAACAGTATGCAGGAGCAGTCGGTTACTTTTCAAATAACGGTTGTTGCGATTTTGCAATTGCCATAAGAAGCATATTCATCGATGGCAAAAACGGATTCATTCAAAGTGGCGCAGGCATAGTAACAGACTCTACGCCCCATGGTGAATTCATAGAGACCGAACACAAGGCAGGCGCCATGATTGCAGCACTAAAGGAGGCCACCCGATGA
- a CDS encoding HIT family protein: MSCIFCDIVEGKREGYFIYEDENHVAFLDKYPIDKGHALVVTKKHYERITDMDEKSVGMLFSQIPKITRAIMNTTNADAFSLAQNNGRAAKQIIPHVHVHIIPRYNDTGSMWTKRTIPTSDDLKSLAEQIRAKLAA; this comes from the coding sequence GTGAGCTGTATTTTTTGTGACATAGTTGAAGGAAAACGCGAAGGCTATTTCATATATGAGGACGAGAATCACGTGGCTTTTCTTGACAAATATCCAATAGACAAAGGCCATGCTCTTGTAGTTACAAAAAAACATTATGAGAGAATAACTGACATGGACGAAAAAAGTGTCGGCATGCTCTTCTCTCAGATTCCAAAGATAACTCGAGCAATAATGAATACGACAAACGCAGACGCATTCAGCTTGGCACAAAACAACGGACGAGCTGCAAAACAAATAATCCCGCATGTGCATGTGCATATAATTCCCCGCTACAACGATACTGGCTCGATGTGGACAAAGCGTACCATTCCAACATCAGATGATCTGAAATCTCTGGCCGAGCAGATACGTGCAAAACTAGCGGCCTGA